A region of Arabidopsis thaliana chromosome 5, partial sequence DNA encodes the following proteins:
- a CDS encoding Leucine-rich repeat (LRR) family protein (Leucine-rich repeat (LRR) family protein; FUNCTIONS IN: molecular_function unknown; INVOLVED IN: biological_process unknown; LOCATED IN: chloroplast; BEST Arabidopsis thaliana protein match is: RNI-like superfamily protein (TAIR:AT5G45500.2); Has 114257 Blast hits to 60762 proteins in 2527 species: Archae - 487; Bacteria - 15441; Metazoa - 40449; Fungi - 11815; Plants - 11661; Viruses - 687; Other Eukaryotes - 33717 (source: NCBI BLink).): protein MSTKECDIYKIINILSQLDSDLKKIPVSDKVISHKEQQGEPSEEKRSWWVRVRGSLKRIGKAKKEAFNNASDSGGSQGGSRRSVQNIEEDQKNEDLEIRKLQNDIRQMIAAFKNLTQFQTDMSKNLERDLRSTKLIAILQKKNSFGSRSHVVKEIRRKVSALKCQIPSLLHKQSSRKISITDSQTAEENDEISETGIDIYLPGLHFSEKFKTSSAFEEVVEKFQGLDDFTQKLCLLSFAVFPENREVKRTMLMYWWIGEGFISCDDSENLVTRILDSFSDKKLLEPVEDERKLLPSSYKMEPHVHSAVIYLAKEMDLFELYNKNGKLIMKKSSKKKVCLVKGSSLLRDAKTSVMEPKTLQTVFNSSERYPDFTFKWFPLMDSLRVLYLGRWEQTAKRHIEVESTEFLKNMKSLKNLRLASFQGISRIERLENSICALPELVILDLKACYNLEVLPSDIGLFEKLIYLDVSECYMLDRMPKGIAKLSRLQVLKGFVISESDHENNCAVKHLVNLRKLSITVNKYSFKVESLMESLTGLQGLESLKIAWGACEEPNEAVESRETTNEKKENQGGLATDKKLKDLMEREDDQVQNYGQTSKEEKGNVEETGKQEDGDQGDGINEEANLEDGKKHDEGKEERSLKSDEVVEEEKKTSPSEEATEKFQNKPGDQKGKSNVEGDGDKGKADLEEEKKQDEVEAEKSKSDEIVEGEKKPDDKSKVEKKGDGDKENADLDEGKKRDEVEAKKSESGKVVEGDGKESPPQESIDTIQNMTDDQTKVEKEGDRDKGKVDPEEGKKHDEVEGGIWKSDNGVEGVDKASPSRESTDAIENKPDDHQRGDKQEEKGDGEKEKVNLEEWKKHDEIKEESSKQDNVTGGDVKKSPPKESKDTMESKRDDQKENSKVQEKGDVDKGKAADLDEGKKENDVKAESSKSDKVIEGDEEKNPPQKSKDIIQSKPDDHREISKVQEKVDGEKNGDDLKKLDGGGEAKTQKSRKTTKFGKNVSDHPKRDNTMAEDIHETQSPSRKSKSSKAKWLTGRGNQTKKWGIGWQEDPVVDDTYTLPSNLKKLELECFPETKPPSWLNPKDLKNLKKLSIKGGKLSRIGDESRITEDKWDVEILRLKYLHEFKVEWRDLQTLFPKMTLLEKYKCPKIAFCPTDGNGVWTSSPNM from the coding sequence ATGTCGACGAAAGAATGTGATATCTATAAGATTATCAACATCTTATCTCAGTTAGACTCCGACCTGAAGAAGATACCTGTATCCGATAAAGTTATTAGCCACAAGGAACAACAAGGCGAACCAAGTGAGGAAAAAAGATCTTGGTGGGTTCGTGTCAGAGGAAGTTTGAAAAGAATTGGTAAGGCGAAGAAGGAGGCTTTCAACAATGCTAGTGACAGTGGAGGTAGTCAAGGTGGAAGCAGAAGAAGCGTGCAAAACattgaagaagatcaaaagaaTGAAGACCTCGAGATCCGGAAATTGCAGAATGACATTCGTCAGATGATAGCTGCATTTAAGAATTTAACTCAGTTTCAAACTGATATGAGCAAGAATTTGGAGCGTGATCTTCGTTCAACTAAGTTAATAGCAATACTACAAAAGAAGAACTCGTTCGGATCCCGCTCTCACGTTGTCAAGGAAATCAGAAGAAAGGTCTCCGCCTTGAAGTGCCAGATCCCATCATTGCTCCACAAACAATCATCAAGAAAGATAAGCATCACGGATTCTCAAACCGCTGAGGAAAATGATGAGATCAGTGAGACCGGGATTGACATATACTTGCCGGGCCTCCACTTCtctgaaaaattcaaaacttcctctgcttttgaagaagttgttgagaAATTTCAAGGCCTTGATGACTTCACTCAGAAGCTTTGCTTGCTTTCCTTCGCCGTGTTCCCGGAAAACAGAGAGGTTAAAAGGACAATGTTGATGTATTGGTGGATCGGAGAAGGTTTTATCAGCTGTGATGATTCTGAAAACTTAGTAACGAGAATTCTTGATTCATTCTCAGACAAAAAATTACTTGAGCCGGTCGAAGATGAGAGGAAACTGCTACCAAGTAGTTATAAGATGGAGCCTCATGTGCATTCTGCAGTTATATACTTAGCCAAAGAAATGGATCTATTTGAACTATATAACAAGAATGGGAAGCTTATCATGAAGAAATCATCGAAGAAAAAGGTCTGCCTAGTAAAAGGTTCCTCGTTGCTACGAGACGCAAAAACATCTGTTATGGAACCAAAAACCTTGCAGACGGTTTTCAATTCCTCTGAACGGTACCCAGACTTCACATTCAAGTGGTTTCCATTAATGGATTCACTTAGAGTGCTTTACTTGGGAAGATGGGAGCAGACAGCTAAGCGCCACATTGAAGTTGAGAGCACagagtttcttaaaaatatgaagTCCCTGAAGAATCTGAGGCTTGCAAGTTTTCAAGGGATCTCGAGGATAGAAAGGCTCGAGAACTCAATTTGCGCACTCCCCGAGTTAGTGATCTTGGATCTTAAAGCATGCTACAATCTAGAGGTTCTTCCTAGTGATATAGGCTTGTTTGAGAAACTGATTTACTTGGATGTATCAGAGTGCTATATGCTAGATCGCATGCCTAAGGGGATTGCAAAACTCTCCAGATTACAAGTTCTGAAAGGATTTGTGATTAGTGAGTCGGATCATGAAAATAATTGTGCAGTTAAACATCTGGTGAATCTAAGGAAGCTAAGCATAACAGTAAACAAATACTCTTTTAAGGTGGAAAGTCTGATGGAGTCGTTGACAGGACTCCAGGGACTTGAGAGTCTGAAAATTGCGTGGGGAGCTTGTGAAGAACCTAATGAAGCAGTTGAGTCTAGAGAAACAACAAacgagaagaaggagaaccaAGGAGGTCTTGCAACGGACAAGAAACTCAAAGACCTGATGGAACGAGAAGATGACCAAGTGCAGAATTATGGACAGACGAGCAAGGAGGAGAAAGGAAATGTTGAAGAAACAGGCAAGCAAGAAGATGGAGATCAAGGAGATGGAATAAATGAAGAAGCTAATCTGGAAGACGGGAAGAAGCATGATGagggaaaagaagagagatcatTAAAATCTGACGAGGTCGtcgaggaagagaagaagacaagtcCTTCCGAAGAGGCAACAGAGAAGTTCCAAAACAAGCCAGGCGATCAGAAAGGGAAGAGCAATGTGGAGGGAGATGGGGATAAAGGGAAGGCTGacctagaagaagaaaagaagcaagATGAAGTAGAAGCAGAGAAATCGAAATCAGATGAAATTGTCGAGGGAGAGAAGAAGCCAGATGATAAAAGCAAAGTagaaaagaaaggagatgGAGACAAAGAAAATGCTGATTTAGATGAAGGAAAGAAACGAGATGAGGTAGAAGCAAAAAAATCGGAATCAGGCAAAGTTGTGGAGGGAGATGGAAAGGAAAGTCCACCACAAGAATCTATAGACACGATCCAGAACATGACAGATGATCAAACCAAAGTGGAAAAGGAAGGAGATAGAGACAAAGGGAAAGTTGATccagaagaaggaaagaagcATGATGAGGTAGAAGGAGGTATCTGGAAATCAGACAATGGTGTTGAAGGAGTTGATAAGGCTAGTCCTTCCCGGGAATCCACAGACGCGATCGAGAACAAGCCAGATGATCACCAAAGAGGTGacaaacaagaagagaaaggagatggagaaaaggagaaggttAATCTAGAAGAATGGAAGAAGCACGACGAGATAAAAGAAGAGAGCTCAAAACAAGACAATGTTACCGGTGGAGATGTGAAGAAAAGTCCACCAAAAGAATCCAAAGACACAATGGAGAGCAAGAGAgatgatcagaaagaaaatagcaAAGTGCAGGAAAAAGGAGATGTAGACAAAGGGAAGGCGGCTGATCTAGATGAAggaaagaaggaaaatgacGTAAAAGCAGAGAGCTCAAAATCAGATAAGGTTATCGAGGGAGATGAGGAGAAAAATCCACCGCAAAAATCGAAAGACATAATCCAGAGCAAGCCAGATGATCACCGAGAAATTAGCAAAGTGCAGGAAAAAGTAGATGGAGAAAAGAACGGAGATGATTTAAAGAAGCTTGATGGGGGAGGAGAAGCAAAGACTCAGAAGTCACGCAAAACCACTAAGTTTGGTAAGAATGTGTCTGATCATCCGAAAAGAGACAACACAATGGCGGAAGATATTCATGAAACACAATCACCATCCAGGAAATCAAAGTCAAGCAAAGCAAAATGGTTAACGGGAAGGggaaaccaaaccaagaaaTGGGGAATAGGATGGCAAGAAGATCCAGTAGTAGATGACACCTATACACTTCCTTCTAATTTGAAGAAGTTGGAGCTAGAATGTTTCCCTGAAACAAAACCTCCGAGTTGGTTAAATCCCAAAGATctgaaaaatcttaaaaagctCTCCATCAAAGGAGGAAAACTTAGCCGAATCGGTGATGAGAGTCGAATCACAGAAGATAAATGGGACGTTGAGATCTTGCGTTTGAAGTATCTGCATGAATTCAAGGTTGAGTGGAGAGATTTGCAAACTCTGTTTCCAAAAATGACACTGTTGGAGAAATATAAATGCCCCAAAATCGCATTCTGTCCCACAGATGGTAATGGAGTCTGGACGTCGTCACCAAATATGTGA